The following proteins are co-located in the Deinococcus metallilatus genome:
- the hisS gene encoding histidine--tRNA ligase, giving the protein MALQRPKGTQDHLPDGSPKLSRDVQAAAFAFVQDTTRRVLERAGAQFINTPLFEEAELVKRGVGGSTDIVRKEMFTVYYFGDHGGYVLRPEGTASIVRAYLQNGLKQLPAPLKLWTHGPMFRAENVQKGRLRQFHQVDYEVLGSTDPLVDAEAIWLMWEVVRELGLTGVRVKLGSIGDPEDREAYNAYLRELFTPHEGRLSDDSRDRLTRNPMRILDSKSEGDQALIRELNVKPMLDFLGEEARAHFEAVQRYLTAWDIPFDIDPSIVRGLDYYRRTAWELHHEGVGAKSALGGGGRYDGLAAQLGGPEVPGIGWAFGIERLLLALEAEGVAFPETGGPLLFLAAMDEENVGLAARLALQGRRVARVEFAYRALKPGNAFKEADRRRARYAAIIGSDEAARGVLNIKNLASGEQQEVALPDLNTFLAERV; this is encoded by the coding sequence ATGGCGTTACAGCGCCCCAAGGGCACCCAGGATCACCTGCCGGACGGCAGTCCGAAACTTTCCCGCGACGTGCAGGCGGCCGCCTTCGCCTTCGTGCAGGACACCACTCGGCGCGTGCTGGAACGTGCGGGCGCGCAGTTCATCAATACGCCGCTCTTCGAGGAGGCCGAACTCGTCAAGCGCGGCGTGGGGGGGAGCACCGACATCGTCCGCAAGGAGATGTTCACGGTGTACTACTTCGGCGACCACGGCGGGTACGTACTGCGCCCGGAAGGCACCGCCAGCATTGTCCGCGCCTACCTTCAGAACGGCCTCAAGCAGCTCCCCGCGCCGCTGAAACTCTGGACGCACGGCCCGATGTTCCGCGCCGAGAACGTGCAGAAGGGCCGCTTGCGCCAGTTCCATCAGGTCGATTACGAGGTGCTGGGGTCGACTGATCCCCTCGTGGATGCCGAGGCGATCTGGCTGATGTGGGAGGTCGTGCGCGAGCTGGGCTTGACCGGGGTGCGGGTAAAGCTCGGCTCCATCGGTGACCCCGAGGACCGTGAAGCCTACAACGCCTACCTGCGCGAGCTGTTCACGCCGCACGAGGGGCGCCTCTCGGACGACTCGCGGGACCGCCTGACCCGCAACCCGATGCGGATTCTGGATTCCAAGAGCGAGGGCGACCAGGCGCTGATCCGCGAGCTGAACGTGAAGCCGATGCTGGACTTCCTGGGCGAGGAAGCGCGCGCGCACTTCGAGGCGGTGCAGCGGTACCTGACCGCCTGGGACATTCCCTTCGACATCGACCCCTCCATCGTGCGTGGGCTGGACTACTACCGCCGCACCGCCTGGGAACTGCACCACGAGGGCGTGGGGGCGAAGTCGGCGCTGGGCGGGGGCGGACGCTATGACGGCCTCGCGGCGCAGCTCGGCGGACCCGAAGTGCCCGGCATCGGCTGGGCCTTCGGCATCGAGCGGCTGCTGCTGGCGCTGGAGGCGGAAGGCGTGGCCTTTCCCGAGACGGGCGGCCCGCTGCTCTTCCTCGCCGCGATGGACGAGGAGAACGTGGGCCTCGCCGCGCGGCTCGCCCTCCAGGGTCGTCGGGTGGCCCGCGTGGAATTCGCCTACCGCGCTCTCAAGCCGGGGAACGCCTTCAAGGAAGCCGACCGCCGCCGCGCCCGCTACGCCGCCATCATCGGCAGCGACGAGGCCGCGCGGGGCGTGCTGAACATCAAGAACCTCGCTTCGGGTGAGCAACAGGAAGTTGCGCTGCCCGACCTGAATACCTTCCTCGCAGAACGGGTCTGA
- a CDS encoding NAD-dependent succinate-semialdehyde dehydrogenase produces MTPDPLHPDKTASDSGHRPFATVNPYTGETVREFPFLTTGEALAAVERAHEAFGAWRQRPVEERAAIVRRAGELMLERKDELARLVTLEMGKLIRESGFEVELAASILKYYGEKGPEFLRPQPLQVEGGEAAIVNEPLGVLLGIEPWNFPLYQVARFAAPYLVVGNTILLKHAEICPQSALALEQLFHDAGVPEGVYTNVFLKISDVEPVIAHPAVQGVSLTGSERAGASVAALAGRHLKRCVLELGGSDPFIVLDAPDFEKTIKAAVVGRMANTGQSCVAAKRFIVLDELYDPFVAGLAQGFAGLKPGDPADPTTRLGPLSSERAAQDLMAQVRDAVDQGATVVTGGGRPDLPGAFVDATILTDVKPGMRAYSEELFGPVAVVYRVANDEEAVALANSSSYGLGGAVFCSDLERARAVADRLDSGMVWINHPTSSQANLPFGGVKRSGFGRELDRLGIFEFTNRKLVRTLPAAKGMGKAAQVVG; encoded by the coding sequence ATGACCCCCGACCCCCTGCACCCCGACAAGACCGCCAGCGATTCCGGCCACCGTCCCTTCGCCACCGTCAATCCCTATACCGGCGAGACGGTCCGTGAATTTCCTTTCCTGACCACCGGGGAGGCCCTCGCCGCCGTGGAGCGGGCGCACGAAGCCTTCGGCGCCTGGCGGCAACGGCCCGTCGAGGAACGCGCGGCCATCGTGCGGCGGGCCGGGGAGCTGATGCTGGAACGCAAGGACGAGCTGGCCCGCCTGGTCACGCTGGAGATGGGCAAGCTGATCCGCGAAAGCGGCTTCGAGGTCGAGCTGGCCGCCAGCATCCTGAAGTATTACGGCGAGAAGGGGCCGGAGTTTCTGCGCCCGCAACCGCTCCAGGTGGAGGGGGGAGAGGCCGCCATCGTCAACGAACCGCTGGGGGTGCTGCTGGGCATCGAGCCGTGGAACTTCCCGCTCTACCAGGTGGCCCGCTTCGCCGCGCCGTATCTGGTGGTGGGCAACACCATCCTGCTCAAACACGCTGAGATCTGCCCGCAGTCGGCCCTGGCGCTGGAGCAGCTCTTCCATGACGCGGGGGTGCCGGAGGGCGTCTACACCAACGTCTTCCTGAAGATCAGTGACGTTGAACCGGTGATCGCCCACCCCGCCGTACAGGGCGTCTCGCTGACCGGCAGCGAACGCGCGGGCGCCAGCGTGGCCGCCCTGGCCGGGCGGCACCTCAAGCGCTGCGTGCTGGAACTGGGCGGCAGCGATCCCTTTATCGTGCTGGACGCACCGGACTTCGAGAAGACCATCAAGGCCGCCGTGGTCGGGCGGATGGCCAACACCGGGCAGAGCTGCGTGGCGGCCAAGCGGTTTATCGTGCTCGACGAGCTGTATGACCCGTTCGTGGCCGGGCTGGCGCAGGGCTTCGCGGGCCTGAAGCCGGGTGACCCGGCCGACCCCACCACCCGCCTCGGCCCGCTGTCCTCCGAGCGGGCGGCGCAGGACCTGATGGCGCAGGTGCGGGACGCGGTGGACCAGGGCGCGACGGTGGTCACGGGCGGCGGACGCCCCGACCTCCCCGGCGCCTTTGTGGACGCCACCATCCTCACCGACGTGAAGCCAGGCATGCGCGCCTATTCCGAGGAGCTGTTCGGGCCGGTCGCGGTGGTCTACCGGGTCGCCAACGACGAGGAGGCCGTCGCCCTCGCCAACTCGTCGAGCTACGGGCTGGGGGGCGCGGTGTTTTGCAGTGACCTGGAACGCGCGCGGGCGGTGGCCGACCGCCTGGACAGCGGCATGGTGTGGATCAACCACCCCACCTCGTCCCAGGCGAACCTGCCCTTCGGCGGCGTGAAACGCTCGGGCTTCGGCCGCGAACTCGACCGCCTGGGCATCTTCGAGTTCACCAACCGCAAGCTGGTGCGGACGCTGCCCGCAGCTAAGGGCATGGGCAAGGCGGCCCAGGTGGTCGGCTGA
- a CDS encoding IPT/TIG domain-containing protein, whose amino-acid sequence MVRFFFASLLFMGVLASCAPRQQAALGVTVTPVLIKLSEPAPRGGTLTIQGRYLGGPATGKVRLGADATGAGGYLFPASAVRSWTDSEIVLTIPGDAPVGGSWLFVEVGGRQSTGLPYSVRQ is encoded by the coding sequence ATGGTGCGTTTCTTCTTTGCTTCTTTACTGTTCATGGGTGTCCTGGCCTCCTGCGCGCCGCGTCAGCAGGCCGCCCTGGGCGTCACCGTCACGCCCGTCCTGATCAAGCTGTCGGAACCGGCCCCGCGCGGCGGCACGCTGACGATTCAGGGCCGCTACCTGGGCGGCCCCGCCACCGGAAAGGTCCGGCTGGGCGCGGACGCGACCGGGGCGGGCGGCTACCTGTTCCCGGCCTCGGCGGTGCGCTCGTGGACGGACAGTGAGATCGTGCTGACCATTCCCGGCGACGCGCCGGTCGGCGGCTCGTGGCTGTTCGTGGAAGTGGGCGGGCGGCAGTCCACCGGGTTGCCCTACAGCGTCCGGCAGTAA
- a CDS encoding diacylglycerol/lipid kinase family protein → MTGQTTPPSTPDPRLHGKRILVVFNPRSGQGESTLPEFVRRLRDAGASVTERELRPDSAMTDYLGDLKSHDYLVGAGGDGTVSSLAYAARYQNVPLLAYPAGTANLIAQNLDLPKDPAQLAGVVADGHAVRVDLGEVEVHGEKSGFAMLAGAGADAAMIRDSEELKERFGVMAYVMSAMKQLNPKKTTFHLELDGQQRSFEGIGVMVANFGMANYRLPITSDISPSDGRFTVVLLKAGNILRLVPNLIDSVRAKLNLGDPLFSGNLETLEARTVKVDADDPFPLQYDGELHVQTTPFTARILPGAIRFLTPARKADLDT, encoded by the coding sequence ATGACGGGTCAAACCACCCCCCCCAGCACCCCCGACCCGCGGCTGCACGGCAAGCGCATCCTGGTCGTCTTCAACCCCCGCAGCGGACAGGGTGAAAGTACGCTGCCGGAGTTCGTCCGCAGGCTGCGCGACGCAGGCGCGAGCGTGACCGAGCGCGAACTCCGGCCGGACTCGGCCATGACCGACTACCTGGGCGACCTGAAAAGCCACGACTATCTGGTTGGCGCGGGCGGCGACGGCACCGTCAGCAGCCTGGCCTACGCCGCCCGCTACCAGAACGTGCCGCTGCTCGCGTACCCCGCCGGGACGGCGAACCTGATCGCGCAGAATCTGGACCTGCCCAAAGACCCCGCCCAGCTCGCCGGGGTCGTCGCGGACGGCCACGCGGTCCGGGTGGACCTGGGTGAGGTGGAGGTGCACGGCGAGAAAAGCGGCTTCGCGATGCTGGCGGGCGCGGGGGCGGACGCCGCCATGATCCGCGACTCGGAAGAGTTGAAGGAACGTTTCGGCGTGATGGCCTACGTCATGAGCGCGATGAAGCAGCTCAACCCCAAGAAGACCACCTTCCACCTGGAGCTGGACGGACAGCAGCGTTCCTTCGAGGGCATCGGCGTGATGGTCGCGAACTTCGGCATGGCAAACTACCGCCTGCCCATCACCAGCGACATCAGCCCCTCGGACGGGCGCTTCACGGTCGTGCTGCTGAAAGCCGGGAACATCCTGCGGCTGGTGCCCAATCTGATCGACTCGGTGCGCGCCAAGCTCAACCTGGGCGACCCCCTGTTCAGCGGCAACCTGGAAACGCTGGAGGCCCGGACGGTCAAGGTGGATGCCGACGACCCCTTTCCGCTCCAGTACGACGGCGAGCTGCATGTCCAGACCACGCCCTTCACCGCCCGCATCCTGCCGGGCGCCATTCGCTTCCTCACGCCCGCGCGCAAGGCCGACCTGGATACCTGA
- a CDS encoding tyrosine-type recombinase/integrase encodes MSGPSAPGQALVLASRWANAANRRREGLRAAHAQDAEALTELLHTYMRLKSSRAGRTSRATLDHYAESARRFLAFTGPPEAPSRALNQLEAEDFEVWLLELQAQGLSANSVKRHLYGVRNLMRALVWAGVLKSDPSAGVRPPAETSPAHSRKRAIPLDQFHALLALPHVLHEGDTFRANRDRVLLELGGSGGLRAAEIVGLNVEDVNLNLRQLTVRGKGGKTRLVPLTGGLAGALRAWLTSRQAITEQPGGPLLTSLTRRNLGGRLTTKGARDIAHAYYQHLGLPPEMWGLHTLRRTAGTHLYRATRDLHVVADLLGHASVTTSAIYAKMDVDVRREAVEAMERLRAGEE; translated from the coding sequence TTGAGCGGCCCCTCCGCCCCCGGGCAGGCGCTGGTGCTGGCGTCGCGCTGGGCCAACGCGGCCAATCGCCGCCGCGAGGGTTTGCGCGCGGCCCATGCCCAGGATGCGGAAGCCCTGACGGAACTGCTGCACACCTACATGCGGCTCAAGTCCTCGCGGGCGGGCCGGACCAGCCGGGCGACCCTCGACCACTACGCGGAGTCCGCCCGGCGGTTTCTGGCCTTTACCGGACCACCCGAAGCGCCCTCACGCGCCCTCAATCAACTGGAGGCGGAGGATTTCGAGGTCTGGCTGCTGGAGTTGCAGGCGCAGGGGCTGTCCGCCAACAGCGTCAAGCGGCACCTGTATGGGGTCCGCAACCTGATGAGGGCTCTGGTGTGGGCGGGCGTGTTGAAAAGTGACCCCAGTGCGGGCGTCCGGCCCCCGGCGGAAACCAGCCCGGCCCACAGCCGGAAGCGGGCCATTCCGCTCGACCAGTTTCACGCGCTGTTGGCGCTCCCACACGTCCTGCATGAGGGCGATACCTTCCGCGCCAACCGGGACCGCGTGCTGCTGGAACTCGGCGGGAGCGGCGGCCTGCGCGCGGCGGAGATCGTCGGGTTGAATGTGGAGGATGTCAATCTGAACTTGCGGCAGCTCACCGTGCGCGGCAAGGGGGGAAAAACGCGGCTGGTCCCGCTGACAGGCGGACTGGCCGGGGCTTTGCGGGCCTGGTTGACCTCACGGCAGGCGATCACGGAACAGCCCGGGGGGCCTCTGCTCACGTCCCTGACGCGCCGGAACCTGGGCGGACGGTTGACCACCAAGGGCGCGCGCGATATCGCCCACGCCTACTATCAGCACCTCGGCCTCCCGCCCGAGATGTGGGGCCTGCACACGCTGCGCCGGACGGCGGGCACCCACCTGTACCGCGCCACCCGCGACCTGCACGTGGTCGCCGACCTGCTGGGGCACGCCTCGGTCACGACCAGCGCGATCTACGCCAAGATGGATGTGGACGTGCGCCGCGAGGCGGTGGAGGCGATGGAGCGGCTGCGGGCCGGGGAAGAGTGA
- the lnt gene encoding apolipoprotein N-acyltransferase has protein sequence MPPVPPFLIAALLGVLLAACGVPLPWSFLSPVPLAFLLAYVAKAGTPRQAAARMWWAGSTYSAVHLWWLTAFLSKLFGTPVLGVLAFALYALEGAFFALMAWLVARLFRSSAARVWGLAGGWVILEWLRFLGPLAFPWPTLGYTLLPTPAMQIADLGGVLLGSVLVIATAASFVGVRWGSRWPHRIITFAWLVALAYGITRVPGQGPVQPMLVLRTDFDSFGRASRQLTPEQQLEVQRQLSAPRAPGEIVVWSETALTAAGGPTALPVFPGPGISGLGTPYGEEPHRNSVVGVAASGQVTARNEKAKLVPFGEYFPLYRPLHAAYGVIEQAIGFELPAIAPARQVRPLSLDGVRYGAYICYDSVFPWVARRLVRQGAQVLVNPSNDGWYDGWGVQQHFMMGRVRAIETRRWLVRSVNRGIAGAVDDLGQPVQTLSRGEGALHVRPRLLGGETLYVRLGDLPALLLAGLMLVYAARIDRR, from the coding sequence GTGCCCCCGGTCCCACCCTTCCTGATCGCCGCGCTGCTCGGCGTGCTCCTGGCGGCCTGTGGAGTGCCGCTCCCGTGGAGTTTTCTGTCCCCGGTGCCGCTGGCGTTCCTCCTGGCCTATGTCGCGAAGGCCGGAACGCCCCGGCAGGCCGCCGCCCGGATGTGGTGGGCGGGGAGCACCTACAGCGCCGTTCACCTGTGGTGGCTCACGGCCTTTCTGTCCAAGCTGTTTGGCACGCCGGTGCTGGGCGTCCTTGCCTTTGCGCTGTACGCGCTGGAGGGGGCCTTCTTCGCGCTGATGGCCTGGCTGGTCGCCCGGCTCTTCCGCTCGTCTGCCGCGCGGGTGTGGGGGCTGGCGGGCGGCTGGGTGATTCTCGAATGGCTGCGCTTTCTGGGCCCGCTGGCCTTTCCCTGGCCCACGCTGGGCTACACCCTGCTGCCCACGCCCGCCATGCAGATCGCGGACCTGGGCGGCGTGCTGCTGGGGAGCGTCCTCGTCATCGCCACCGCCGCCTCGTTTGTCGGCGTGCGCTGGGGCAGCCGCTGGCCGCACCGGATCATCACCTTCGCGTGGCTGGTGGCCCTGGCCTACGGCATCACGCGCGTGCCCGGCCAGGGTCCGGTCCAGCCCATGCTGGTGCTGCGGACCGACTTCGACTCGTTCGGCCGGGCGTCCCGCCAGCTCACGCCCGAGCAGCAGCTCGAAGTCCAGCGTCAGCTCAGCGCCCCGCGTGCCCCCGGGGAGATCGTCGTGTGGAGTGAAACCGCCCTGACGGCGGCGGGGGGGCCGACTGCCCTCCCGGTCTTTCCCGGTCCCGGCATCAGCGGGCTGGGCACGCCCTACGGGGAGGAGCCGCACCGCAACAGCGTGGTCGGCGTGGCGGCCAGCGGACAGGTCACCGCCCGCAACGAAAAGGCCAAGCTGGTCCCCTTCGGCGAATATTTTCCGCTCTACCGCCCGCTGCACGCGGCCTACGGCGTGATCGAGCAGGCCATCGGCTTCGAGCTGCCCGCCATCGCCCCCGCCCGGCAGGTCCGGCCGCTCTCCCTGGACGGCGTGCGCTACGGGGCCTATATCTGTTACGACAGCGTCTTTCCCTGGGTGGCGCGGCGGCTCGTGCGGCAGGGCGCCCAGGTGCTGGTCAACCCCAGCAACGACGGCTGGTACGACGGCTGGGGCGTGCAGCAGCACTTCATGATGGGCCGGGTGCGCGCCATCGAAACCCGCCGCTGGCTGGTCCGCAGCGTGAACCGCGGCATCGCGGGCGCCGTGGACGACCTTGGTCAACCCGTGCAGACCCTCAGCCGGGGTGAAGGTGCCCTGCACGTCCGCCCGCGGCTGCTCGGCGGGGAAACCCTCTACGTCCGCCTGGGCGACCTGCCCGCGCTGCTGCTGGCCGGGTTGATGCTGGTCTATGCCGCCCGCATCGACCGCCGCTGA
- a CDS encoding metallophosphoesterase family protein: MRLAFISDLHGNIQALTTVKRFLAEQIVNQVIVVGDLVGYGASPGPVIDFVRREGWVTGLGSSDMRVALELGERAERHGVADQVLGWTRKVLSPDQLEFLRRLPPGGRLMTPVGRVRFFHGSPHAPDQRLDLMAPERELEELAEMLGARVVVVGGSHVPFVRTVGDTTFVDPGSVGLSLNHEPGADVAVVDCVGRKPRVTLHKVSYDYASSAFDIMAWNLPPVIADVIRTGKMG; encoded by the coding sequence TTGAGACTGGCTTTTATCAGTGACCTGCACGGCAACATCCAAGCGCTGACGACGGTGAAACGTTTTCTGGCAGAACAGATCGTGAACCAGGTGATCGTGGTGGGGGACCTGGTCGGCTACGGCGCCTCGCCCGGCCCGGTGATCGACTTCGTGCGGCGCGAGGGCTGGGTGACCGGCCTGGGCTCCAGCGACATGCGCGTGGCACTGGAACTGGGCGAGCGGGCGGAGCGCCACGGCGTCGCGGATCAGGTGCTGGGCTGGACGCGCAAGGTGCTCTCGCCGGACCAGCTCGAATTCCTGCGGCGGCTGCCACCGGGAGGCCGCCTGATGACGCCGGTGGGCCGGGTGCGCTTCTTTCACGGGAGCCCCCACGCGCCCGACCAGCGCCTGGACCTGATGGCCCCCGAGCGCGAGCTGGAGGAGCTGGCCGAGATGCTGGGCGCGCGGGTGGTCGTGGTCGGCGGCTCGCACGTGCCGTTTGTGCGGACGGTGGGCGACACGACCTTCGTGGACCCCGGTTCGGTCGGCCTGAGCCTCAACCACGAGCCGGGCGCGGATGTGGCCGTGGTGGACTGCGTGGGCCGCAAGCCCCGCGTCACGCTGCACAAGGTCAGCTACGACTATGCCTCCTCCGCCTTCGACATCATGGCCTGGAACCTGCCGCCGGTGATCGCGGACGTGATCCGCACCGGGAAGATGGGGTAA
- a CDS encoding alanine--glyoxylate aminotransferase family protein, with the protein MLEDTPTPFPQHILLTPGPTPIHPRAQRALLREMLGHMDPEVFALNREIQADLREMYGTAPETFTALLAGTGSLGMEAGFANLVEPGDEVLVCVNGSFGARMAEMAARYGARVRQVTAPLGEAINPADVAAQLGRASLVAVVHGETSTGVLNPLPEIADVVRQSGALLTVDAVTTAGMEPFQMQAWGIDYVYTGAQKCLSAPPGLAPVAISDRALARHAARRTPTPLWYCDFGGLRDYWVDQSYHHTVPVNLHYAFHAALRAALEEGLSARQARVQNVSQAILAALAPLGFTPYVTDRAARLPTVLALRLPAGFDDAAIRGALRAREISVTGGLGPTAGLIWRLGLMGEAARPAPYRALMTALEDLLGERGLVSRFDEALNAVPA; encoded by the coding sequence ATGCTTGAGGACACGCCCACGCCCTTCCCGCAGCACATCCTCCTCACGCCCGGGCCGACGCCGATCCACCCGCGGGCGCAGCGGGCCCTGCTGCGCGAGATGCTCGGCCACATGGACCCGGAGGTGTTCGCGCTGAACCGGGAAATCCAGGCCGACCTGCGCGAGATGTACGGCACGGCCCCGGAGACGTTCACCGCGCTGCTCGCGGGCACCGGGAGCCTGGGGATGGAAGCGGGCTTCGCCAACCTGGTGGAACCCGGGGATGAGGTGCTGGTCTGCGTGAACGGGTCCTTCGGGGCGCGGATGGCCGAGATGGCCGCTCGCTACGGGGCGCGGGTGCGGCAGGTGACGGCGCCGCTCGGTGAGGCGATCAACCCGGCGGACGTGGCGGCCCAGCTCGGCCGCGCGTCACTGGTCGCGGTGGTCCACGGGGAGACGAGCACGGGTGTGCTGAACCCCCTCCCGGAAATCGCGGACGTGGTCCGGCAAAGCGGGGCGCTGCTGACCGTGGACGCCGTGACGACCGCCGGGATGGAGCCGTTCCAGATGCAGGCCTGGGGGATCGACTACGTGTACACCGGCGCGCAGAAGTGCCTCTCGGCCCCTCCCGGCCTCGCGCCGGTGGCGATCAGTGACCGCGCCCTGGCCCGCCACGCGGCGCGGCGCACCCCCACGCCCCTGTGGTACTGCGATTTCGGGGGTCTGCGCGACTACTGGGTGGACCAGAGTTACCACCACACCGTCCCGGTGAACCTGCACTACGCCTTCCACGCCGCCCTGCGCGCCGCCCTGGAGGAGGGGCTGAGCGCCCGGCAGGCCCGCGTCCAGAACGTCAGCCAGGCCATCCTCGCGGCCCTGGCCCCGCTGGGATTCACCCCCTATGTGACCGACCGGGCCGCCCGGCTGCCCACCGTCCTGGCCCTGCGCCTCCCTGCGGGCTTCGACGACGCGGCCATTCGGGGGGCGCTGCGCGCGCGGGAGATCAGCGTGACGGGCGGCCTGGGACCGACGGCGGGCCTGATCTGGCGGCTGGGCCTGATGGGGGAGGCGGCCCGTCCCGCGCCCTACCGCGCCCTGATGACCGCCCTGGAGGACCTGCTGGGGGAACGCGGCCTGGTGAGCCGCTTCGACGAGGCGCTGAACGCCGTTCCGGCCTGA
- a CDS encoding class I SAM-dependent methyltransferase: MSQNIYDQPEFFEGYSRLRRSLRGLEGAPEWASLRALLPPLAGLRVLDLGCGFGWFCRYARQQGAREVVGLDLSEKMLARARALTSDRAVTYLRADLEDVHLPEAGFGLVYSSLALHYIEHLPALLGQVHRTLLPGGHFVFSVEHPIYTAPRQPHWLTEAGGGKTWPVDQYLVEGPRITDWLAPGVVKQHRTIRTYLKLLLEQGFSLRHLEEWGPTEEQLANLPELLEERERPMFLLLSAQRV, encoded by the coding sequence ATGAGTCAGAACATCTATGACCAGCCGGAGTTCTTCGAGGGCTACAGCCGATTGCGCCGCTCCCTGCGGGGGCTGGAGGGTGCGCCGGAATGGGCGTCCCTGCGGGCGCTGCTGCCCCCTTTGGCTGGCCTCAGGGTGCTGGACCTGGGGTGCGGCTTCGGCTGGTTCTGCCGTTATGCCCGCCAACAGGGCGCACGCGAGGTCGTGGGACTGGACCTGTCCGAGAAGATGCTGGCCCGCGCCCGGGCGCTCACCTCCGACCGTGCCGTGACCTACCTCCGGGCCGACCTGGAGGACGTGCACTTGCCCGAGGCCGGGTTCGGGCTGGTCTACAGTTCGCTGGCCCTGCACTACATCGAACACCTCCCGGCCCTGCTGGGGCAGGTCCACCGCACCCTGCTTCCCGGCGGCCACTTCGTTTTCTCGGTGGAACACCCCATCTACACCGCCCCCAGGCAACCGCACTGGCTCACGGAAGCCGGGGGAGGGAAGACCTGGCCGGTGGATCAGTATCTGGTGGAAGGGCCGCGGATCACCGATTGGCTGGCGCCAGGGGTGGTCAAACAGCACCGCACCATCAGGACGTATCTGAAGCTGTTGCTGGAGCAGGGCTTCAGCCTTCGCCACCTGGAGGAGTGGGGACCAACGGAAGAGCAACTTGCCAACCTGCCGGAGTTGTTGGAGGAACGTGAGCGGCCCATGTTTCTGCTGCTCTCCGCTCAGCGTGTCTAG
- a CDS encoding histidine phosphatase family protein, protein MSRLFLVRHARTASNVAQTLGAGHDDPLDPLGERQARAVAAHFAALGLSAPRIYASPYRRARQTAEAIASALGMPVTTLDGVQEIHTGTWAGRPYSHLHTHVHEWRHEDGTPGFPGGESLRAVAQRFQTALESVFEGEGTPIVVSHGAALSAVLALLLQVPPEEAWREGRFTHGNAAVTELLAEQGQWYARRVADTAHLVTVSERTET, encoded by the coding sequence ATGTCCCGCCTCTTCCTCGTCCGTCACGCCCGGACCGCCAGCAACGTCGCGCAGACCCTCGGCGCCGGTCATGACGATCCCCTCGACCCGCTGGGGGAGAGACAGGCCCGCGCCGTCGCCGCCCACTTCGCGGCCCTGGGCCTGTCCGCGCCGCGCATCTACGCCAGTCCCTACCGCCGCGCCCGGCAGACGGCGGAGGCCATCGCGTCCGCCCTCGGCATGCCCGTCACCACGCTCGACGGCGTGCAGGAGATTCACACCGGCACCTGGGCAGGCCGCCCCTACAGCCATCTGCACACCCACGTTCACGAGTGGCGGCATGAGGACGGCACGCCAGGTTTTCCCGGCGGTGAGAGCCTGCGTGCTGTGGCCCAGCGGTTTCAGACCGCCCTGGAGAGCGTTTTTGAGGGGGAGGGGACGCCCATTGTCGTCTCACATGGCGCAGCCCTGTCGGCGGTCCTGGCACTTCTCCTGCAAGTCCCTCCCGAGGAAGCCTGGCGGGAAGGGCGCTTCACGCATGGCAATGCGGCGGTGACCGAACTGCTGGCCGAGCAGGGCCAGTGGTACGCCCGGCGGGTGGCGGACACAGCGCACCTCGTCACCGTGTCAGAGCGGACAGAAACATGA